A single window of Pseudoduganella plicata DNA harbors:
- the map gene encoding type I methionyl aminopeptidase has product MAIIIKTPEDIEGLRIAGRLGAEVLDYITPFVKAGVTTGELDRLCHEYMTNVQGTIPAPLNYAPPGYTPYPKAICTSVNDVICHGIPGDKVLKNGDVVNLDITIITKDGYHGDNSRMFYIGEPSILARRLTEVTYECMWLGIAQVRPGGHFGDIGYAIQQHAEKAGYSVVREFCGHGIGKGFHEEPQVLHYGKPGTGEEFKPGMIFTVEPMINAGRRDIREMNDGWTIKTKDRSLSAQWEHMVLVTETGYEVLTVSAGTPAPPAFVNAAKAA; this is encoded by the coding sequence ATGGCCATTATCATCAAGACCCCCGAAGACATCGAAGGCCTGCGCATTGCCGGCCGCCTGGGCGCCGAAGTCCTCGATTACATCACCCCGTTCGTCAAGGCCGGCGTCACGACCGGCGAGCTCGATCGCCTGTGCCACGAATACATGACGAACGTGCAGGGCACGATTCCCGCGCCGCTGAACTACGCGCCGCCCGGCTACACGCCGTATCCGAAGGCGATCTGCACATCCGTCAACGACGTCATCTGCCACGGCATCCCAGGCGACAAGGTGCTCAAGAACGGCGATGTGGTCAACCTGGACATCACCATCATCACCAAGGACGGCTACCACGGCGACAACAGCCGCATGTTCTATATCGGCGAGCCGTCGATCCTGGCCAGGCGCCTGACGGAAGTGACGTATGAGTGCATGTGGCTCGGCATCGCGCAGGTGCGTCCGGGCGGCCACTTCGGCGATATCGGATATGCGATCCAGCAGCACGCGGAAAAGGCCGGCTACAGCGTCGTGCGCGAGTTCTGCGGCCACGGCATCGGCAAGGGCTTCCACGAGGAGCCGCAGGTGCTCCACTACGGCAAACCCGGTACCGGCGAGGAGTTCAAGCCCGGCATGATCTTCACCGTCGAGCCGATGATCAACGCGGGCCGGCGCGATATCCGCGAGATGAACGACGGCTGGACCATCAAGACGAAGGACCGCAGCCTGTCGGCCCAGTGGGAACACATGGTGCTGGTGACGGAAACGGGCTACGAGGTGCTGACGGTGTCCGCCGGCACGCCGGCCCCGCCGGCCTTCGTCAACGCGGCCAAGGCTGCGTGA
- a CDS encoding pseudouridine synthase gives MSEELLRLSKRMSELGLCSRREADEWIAKGWVRVDGQVVSELGTKVYPSQKVTVERQAAAEQSKRVTILINKPMGYVSGQAEDGYTPAVALIKPENRWAEDKSPENFHPTQLRSLVPAGRLDIDSVGLLVLTQDGRIAKQLIGEDTDIDKEYLVRVQYTKPGTLPDADLKKLCFGLWMDGKPLLPAKVRWQNDDQLSFTLREGKKRQIRRMCDMVGLKVLGLKRVRIGKVKLGELPTGQWRYLLPEEIF, from the coding sequence ATGTCTGAAGAATTACTACGCCTGTCCAAGCGCATGTCCGAACTGGGCCTGTGCTCCCGCCGCGAGGCCGACGAATGGATTGCCAAGGGCTGGGTGCGGGTCGACGGCCAGGTCGTCTCCGAGCTGGGCACGAAGGTCTACCCGAGCCAGAAGGTGACGGTGGAACGGCAGGCGGCCGCCGAGCAGTCGAAACGCGTGACCATCCTGATCAACAAGCCGATGGGCTATGTGTCGGGCCAGGCCGAGGATGGCTACACGCCGGCGGTGGCGCTGATCAAACCGGAAAACCGCTGGGCCGAAGACAAGTCGCCGGAGAACTTCCACCCGACGCAACTGCGCAGCCTGGTGCCCGCGGGCCGCCTGGACATCGACTCGGTCGGTCTGCTGGTGCTGACGCAGGACGGGCGCATCGCCAAACAGCTGATCGGCGAGGACACCGACATCGACAAGGAATACCTGGTGCGGGTGCAGTACACTAAACCGGGCACGCTGCCGGACGCGGACCTCAAGAAGCTGTGCTTCGGTCTGTGGATGGACGGCAAGCCTCTCCTGCCGGCAAAGGTGCGCTGGCAGAACGACGACCAGCTCAGCTTTACGCTGCGCGAAGGGAAGAAGCGCCAGATCCGCCGCATGTGCGACATGGTAGGCCTGAAAGTTCTGGGACTGAAGCGGGTACGCATCGGCAAGGTGAAGCTGGGCGAGCTGCCGACGGGCCAGTGGCGCTACTTGTTACCTGAAGAAATATTCTAG
- a CDS encoding [protein-PII] uridylyltransferase: MNGQVQLQACGQPRDELRNQLKARLKSDRQVVVKTFNQDGKPEKLLRGLRQSVDAVLTQAWNEAGLPPEAALVGVGGYGRGELFPYSDVDVLILLQRPPNEETRRRLEEFVQMLWDLGLEIGSSIRTVDECLIESKADITVQTSLLEARLVAGNEALFDLLEVAYAGAMDAQAFFQAKTAEMRQRHAKYEDTAFSLEPNCKESPGGLRDLQVILWVAKAAGLANSWRTLATRGLITQTEARQLMEKERAFKDIRVRLHLHAGRREDRLVFDVQTAVAESLGLQTTGSGIHMRRASEYLMQRYYWAAKTVTQLNTILLQNIEARLFERCGEPQPINERFNEVNGFIDISADDVFEKTPSAMLEIFVLMTERPALKGITARATRALWHERFKIDGRFRADPVNRAYFLRILQAPVGIIHALRRMNDLSILGRYLPNFRKIVGQMQHDLFHVYTVDQHILMVVRNMRRFTMAEHAHEYPFCSQLMANYPQHWLLYVAALFHDIAKGRGGDHSKLGVADVVQFCQEHGLSGHETELVAFLVEQHLLMSHVAQKQDLSDPDVIAAFAKTVKDERHLTGLYLLTVADIRGTSPKVWNAWKAKLLEDLYKMTLRVLGGEPPSADRELKNRQQEALATLRLYGLPPDAHEALWRQLDMAYFLRHDSSDIAWQTRALYDRLNSAKPVVKCRLAPIGEGLQVAVYVRDQPDLFARICGYFDRKNFSILDAKIHTTRHGYALDTFLVTEQSFAKSYRDIISLIEHELCDLLTTAAPLQPPTRGRLSRLSRTFPIQPTVDLRPDERGQYYLLSVAANDRTGLLYSIANVLTRYRVNLHTAKIMTLGERVEDVFIVDGPTLNNARTQLQLETDLLEALKV; the protein is encoded by the coding sequence ATGAACGGCCAGGTCCAGCTCCAGGCATGCGGCCAGCCGCGCGACGAGTTGCGCAACCAGCTCAAGGCACGACTGAAGTCGGACCGCCAGGTCGTCGTCAAGACGTTCAACCAGGACGGCAAGCCGGAAAAGCTGCTGCGCGGCCTGCGCCAGAGCGTGGACGCGGTGCTGACGCAGGCCTGGAACGAAGCCGGCCTGCCGCCCGAGGCGGCGCTGGTGGGCGTGGGCGGCTATGGCCGCGGCGAGCTGTTCCCCTATTCCGACGTGGACGTACTGATCCTGCTGCAGCGCCCTCCCAACGAGGAAACCCGCCGCCGGCTGGAGGAATTCGTCCAGATGCTGTGGGACCTGGGGCTGGAAATCGGCAGCAGCATCCGCACCGTCGACGAATGCCTGATCGAGTCGAAAGCCGACATCACCGTGCAAACCAGCCTGCTGGAAGCACGCCTGGTGGCCGGCAACGAAGCGCTGTTCGACCTGCTGGAAGTGGCGTATGCCGGCGCGATGGACGCGCAGGCATTCTTCCAGGCCAAGACGGCCGAGATGCGCCAGCGTCACGCCAAGTATGAAGACACGGCGTTCTCGCTCGAACCCAATTGCAAGGAAAGCCCGGGCGGCCTGCGCGACCTGCAGGTGATCCTGTGGGTCGCCAAGGCGGCCGGGCTGGCCAACTCGTGGCGCACGCTGGCCACGCGCGGCCTGATCACGCAGACGGAAGCGCGCCAGCTGATGGAAAAGGAGCGCGCCTTCAAGGACATCCGCGTGCGCCTGCACCTGCATGCCGGCCGGCGCGAGGACCGCCTCGTGTTCGACGTGCAGACAGCCGTGGCGGAAAGCCTTGGCCTGCAGACGACCGGCAGCGGCATCCACATGCGCCGCGCCAGCGAATACCTGATGCAGCGCTACTACTGGGCCGCCAAGACGGTCACGCAGCTCAACACCATCCTGCTGCAGAACATCGAAGCGCGCCTGTTCGAGCGGTGCGGCGAGCCGCAACCGATCAACGAGCGCTTCAACGAGGTCAACGGCTTCATCGACATCAGCGCGGACGACGTATTCGAAAAGACGCCGTCGGCGATGCTGGAGATCTTCGTGCTGATGACGGAACGCCCGGCCCTCAAGGGCATCACGGCGCGCGCCACCCGCGCGCTGTGGCACGAGCGCTTCAAGATCGACGGGCGCTTCCGCGCCGATCCCGTCAACCGCGCCTACTTCCTGCGCATCCTGCAGGCGCCCGTCGGCATCATCCACGCGCTGCGCCGGATGAACGACCTGTCGATCCTGGGCCGCTACCTGCCGAACTTCCGCAAGATCGTCGGCCAGATGCAGCACGACCTGTTCCACGTCTACACGGTGGACCAGCACATCCTGATGGTGGTGCGTAATATGCGCCGCTTCACGATGGCGGAGCATGCCCACGAATACCCGTTCTGCAGCCAGCTGATGGCGAACTACCCGCAGCACTGGCTGCTGTACGTGGCCGCGCTGTTCCACGACATCGCCAAGGGCCGCGGCGGCGACCATTCGAAGCTGGGCGTGGCCGACGTGGTGCAGTTCTGCCAGGAGCACGGCCTGTCCGGCCACGAGACGGAGCTGGTGGCGTTCCTCGTCGAGCAGCATCTCCTGATGTCGCACGTGGCGCAGAAGCAGGACCTGTCCGACCCGGACGTCATCGCGGCCTTCGCGAAAACCGTCAAGGACGAACGCCACCTGACCGGCCTTTACCTGCTGACGGTGGCCGACATCCGCGGCACCAGCCCGAAGGTGTGGAACGCGTGGAAGGCCAAGCTGCTGGAAGACCTGTACAAGATGACGCTGCGCGTGCTGGGCGGCGAGCCGCCGTCGGCCGACCGTGAACTGAAGAACCGCCAGCAGGAGGCACTGGCGACGTTGCGTCTCTATGGCCTGCCGCCGGACGCGCACGAGGCGCTGTGGCGGCAGCTGGACATGGCGTACTTCCTGCGCCACGACTCGTCCGACATCGCCTGGCAGACGCGCGCGCTGTACGACCGCCTGAACAGCGCGAAGCCCGTCGTCAAATGCCGCCTGGCGCCCATCGGCGAGGGACTGCAGGTCGCCGTCTACGTGCGCGACCAGCCCGACCTGTTCGCGCGCATCTGCGGCTACTTCGACCGCAAGAACTTCTCGATCCTGGATGCGAAGATCCACACGACACGGCACGGCTACGCGCTCGACACGTTCCTCGTGACGGAACAGAGCTTCGCCAAGAGCTACCGCGACATCATCAGCCTGATCGAGCACGAGCTGTGCGACCTGCTGACGACGGCGGCGCCGCTGCAGCCGCCGACGCGCGGCCGCCTGTCGCGGCTGTCGCGCACCTTCCCCATCCAGCCGACCGTGGACCTGCGGCCGGACGAACGGGGCCAGTATTACCTGTTGTCCGTGGCGGCCAACGACCGCACGGGCCTGCTGTACTCGATCGCCAACGTGCTGACCAGATACCGGGTCAACCTGCACACGGCGAAAATCATGACGCTGGGCGAGCGCGTGGAGGACGTCTTCATCGTCGACGGCCCCACGCTGAACAACGCGCGCACCCAGCTGCAACTCGAAACCGATTTATTGGAAGCTTTGAAAGTCTGA
- a CDS encoding flagellar brake protein → MSNLAIASHDVQNLDVAAPFQPNPHRKGPPRPADAPERIALTAPSHEITDVDQIGDSLQWLADRGECVSIYPAGAAEPLLARILWVHPEEPRFMIDLNEGGVMPMGRCTFVGMLQSARFQFELSADWQPEPGHPTFVPAQFPQRALVLNRRSTTRLEIPLAGTFSASFVLFGTPYELQLYDVSAGGVGMRCSPREATGLHIGRKLQRVRLELGQDTVVICDLEIRLSRRFRSFLLGEQLQIGCQFIDLPPQMQKEIDRVLQRMSVARR, encoded by the coding sequence ATGAGCAATCTGGCCATAGCCAGCCACGACGTCCAAAACCTCGACGTCGCGGCACCGTTCCAGCCAAATCCGCACCGCAAGGGGCCGCCGCGCCCGGCCGATGCGCCCGAACGTATCGCGCTCACGGCGCCGTCGCATGAGATTACGGACGTGGACCAGATCGGCGATTCGCTGCAATGGCTGGCCGACCGGGGCGAGTGCGTGTCGATCTACCCGGCCGGCGCAGCCGAGCCGCTGCTGGCGCGCATCCTGTGGGTGCACCCGGAAGAGCCGCGCTTCATGATCGACCTGAACGAGGGCGGCGTCATGCCCATGGGTCGCTGCACCTTTGTCGGCATGCTGCAATCGGCGCGCTTCCAGTTCGAGCTGTCCGCCGACTGGCAACCCGAACCGGGTCACCCCACGTTCGTGCCGGCCCAATTTCCCCAGCGCGCGCTGGTGCTGAACCGGCGCTCCACGACGCGCCTGGAAATTCCGCTGGCCGGCACGTTCAGCGCATCGTTCGTCCTGTTCGGCACCCCTTACGAGCTGCAGCTGTACGATGTTTCCGCCGGCGGCGTCGGCATGCGCTGCTCGCCGCGCGAGGCGACGGGCCTGCACATCGGCCGCAAGCTGCAGCGCGTCCGACTGGAACTGGGCCAGGACACGGTCGTCATCTGCGACCTGGAGATTCGCCTGTCGCGCCGCTTCCGCTCCTTCCTGCTGGGCGAGCAGCTCCAGATCGGCTGCCAGTTCATCGACCTGCCACCACAGATGCAGAAGGAGATCGACCGGGTCCTGCAGCGGATGAGCGTGGCGCGGCGCTGA